CTGCTGCCGGGCGCTTTCTTTGCTTTCTTCATCATCGGTTTGGACGAAGGTCATCGTTTAGTTATACTATAAATAAAAACGGCGGTTTTTTCGAGTTGAGGAAAAAACCGCCGTTTTCAGTTGATTTGGCTATTGGCTCCGAAACCGCTTCGCTTTTATTTCCAAGTGACAATCTCCTCGAGGCGTTTTCTCTTTTTCTCGGGACTTGTTTCTTCCTCCGGATAACCCAGCGGCAAGAGGGCAATTACCTCCAGATGCGCGGGCAGTTCCAGGATCTCGTGGCAGCGTTTGGCATCGAAGGCGCAGACCCAACAGGTGCCGAGGCCCAGCTCGGCAGCGGCCAGGGTCATGTGTTCAATGGCAATCCCCAGATCCACGTCACAGTGATCTTTACCGTCGGCCCGCTTCCAGGAGGCGGAGTGATCACCGCAGGCGACAATCACCACCGGCGCCTCTTTGAACCAATCCCGCGGATAAGTCTCCGCCACTTTGGCTTTTATTTTTTCCTCGGTCAGGACAATGAAGTGCCAGGGCTGG
The Capillibacterium thermochitinicola DNA segment above includes these coding regions:
- a CDS encoding nitroreductase family protein, which encodes MSFLELTKQRYSVRKYKAKPVEREKLLQVLEAARNAPSACNFQPWHFIVLTEEKIKAKVAETYPRDWFKEAPVVIVACGDHSASWKRADGKDHCDVDLGIAIEHMTLAAAELGLGTCWVCAFDAKRCHEILELPAHLEVIALLPLGYPEEETSPEKKRKRLEEIVTWK